In Archangium violaceum, the following are encoded in one genomic region:
- the mgtE gene encoding magnesium transporter translates to MLGNLLKPEFEALIAAKDWNSLRDAFTGMEPTDVAEVLEDLPADESGILFRLLPRDTAALVFEYLPLHQQTELLETLGTEQLKNLLDEMAPDDRTRLLEELPAEVTKRLLTTLSPEQLKVARNLLGYPEKSAGRYMTPEYLTLPENLTAGEALAYVRAHGQGRETLHVLYIVDEKGRLLDDVRLASLVLADPGTRVTDIHDRQLVSIPATADREEFISMFEKYDRVALPVTDSRGVLVGIITVDDVLDAAEEEATEDIQRIGGMEALEAPYLDIGISGMLRKRVGWLTVLFVGQMFTATAMAHYQDAIAQAVFLSAFVPLIISSGGNSGSQATSLIIRALAVRDVHLSDWWRVAAREVVSGVALGIFLGLLGLLRILMWPQHEIIYGPHYVWVGVAVGLSVVGVVTFGTLCGSMLPFLLRRFGLDPATASAPFVSTLVDVTGVVIYFTVVTLILSGRGL, encoded by the coding sequence ATGCTGGGAAACCTCCTGAAGCCGGAGTTCGAAGCGCTCATCGCCGCCAAGGACTGGAACTCGCTGCGCGATGCCTTCACGGGCATGGAGCCGACAGACGTGGCCGAGGTCCTCGAGGACCTGCCCGCGGATGAGAGCGGCATCCTCTTCCGGCTGCTGCCGCGCGACACGGCGGCGCTCGTCTTCGAGTACCTGCCGCTGCACCAGCAGACGGAGCTCCTGGAGACGTTGGGGACCGAGCAGCTCAAGAACCTGCTGGACGAGATGGCGCCGGACGATCGCACGCGCCTGCTCGAGGAGCTGCCCGCCGAGGTGACGAAGCGGCTGCTCACCACGCTGTCCCCGGAGCAGCTGAAGGTCGCCCGCAACCTGCTGGGCTACCCGGAGAAGAGCGCCGGCCGGTACATGACGCCGGAGTACCTCACGCTGCCGGAGAACCTGACCGCGGGCGAGGCCCTCGCGTACGTGCGCGCCCATGGCCAGGGCCGCGAGACGCTGCACGTGCTCTACATCGTGGACGAGAAGGGCCGGCTGCTGGACGACGTGCGGCTGGCCTCGCTGGTGCTGGCGGATCCGGGCACGCGGGTGACGGACATCCACGACCGGCAACTGGTGAGCATCCCGGCCACGGCGGACCGCGAGGAGTTCATCAGCATGTTCGAGAAGTACGACCGGGTGGCGCTGCCGGTGACGGACTCGCGGGGCGTGCTGGTGGGCATCATCACCGTGGACGACGTGCTGGACGCGGCCGAGGAGGAGGCCACCGAGGACATCCAGCGCATCGGCGGTATGGAGGCCCTGGAGGCGCCGTACCTGGACATCGGCATCAGCGGCATGCTGCGCAAGCGCGTGGGGTGGCTCACGGTGCTCTTCGTGGGGCAGATGTTCACCGCCACGGCCATGGCCCACTACCAGGACGCCATCGCCCAGGCGGTGTTCCTCAGCGCCTTCGTCCCGCTCATCATCTCCTCGGGAGGCAACTCGGGCTCGCAGGCCACCTCGCTCATCATCCGCGCGCTGGCGGTGCGCGACGTGCACCTGAGCGACTGGTGGCGGGTGGCGGCGCGCGAGGTCGTCAGCGGCGTGGCGCTGGGCATCTTCCTGGGGCTGCTGGGCCTCTTGCGCATCCTGATGTGGCCCCAGCACGAGATCATCTACGGTCCCCACTACGTCTGGGTGGGGGTGGCGGTGGGCCTGAGCGTGGTGGGCGTGGTGACGTTCGGCACGCTGTGCGGCTCGATGTTGCCCTTCCTGCTGCGGCGCTTCGGGTTGGATCCCGCCACCGCCTCGGCGCCCTTCGTCTCCACGCTGGTGGACGTCACCGGCGTGGTCATCTACTTCACCGTGGTGACCCTCATCCTCTCGGGTCGCGGGCTCTGA
- the trxA gene encoding thioredoxin — MAGDDVMNIGDGDFAKEVLQSDKPVLVDFWATWCAPCRAIAPAVAELATQYRGKVKVAKVNIDDNQDTPQQYGIRSIPTLLVFKGGKVVEQIVGAVPKAKLEAALQKVL; from the coding sequence ATGGCTGGCGATGACGTGATGAACATCGGGGACGGGGATTTCGCGAAGGAAGTGCTGCAGTCCGACAAGCCCGTGCTGGTCGACTTCTGGGCCACGTGGTGCGCCCCGTGCCGCGCCATCGCCCCCGCCGTGGCGGAGCTGGCCACCCAGTACCGGGGGAAGGTGAAGGTGGCCAAGGTCAACATCGACGACAACCAGGACACGCCGCAGCAGTACGGCATCCGCTCCATCCCCACCCTGCTCGTCTTCAAGGGCGGCAAGGTGGTGGAGCAGATCGTCGGCGCCGTGCCCAAGGCCAAGCTCGAGGCCGCGCTGCAGAAGGTCCTCTGA
- a CDS encoding PilZ domain-containing protein: MDRKGSRKKAPTQEADTQRPEAAPPAAPPKAAAPVVPEVPRPPAPKPEPARRVEPLAPAPRVDSFRRPPTPAPLATRPGPPARPPGAKSFYSPIIEVGTQEEVEHRHFPRARLATNFELWIDEEGARRFTATLRSANVSVGGAFLESTFFLPLDTELRVRFSLEEGAAPVEARARIVREQRPRREDEPSGFGIRFEEFYGQTEVSLARLFLDMRLRTFAEEYLRSNRARGLPNELERVVDALAAWELLKANNPTDSWRGE, translated from the coding sequence ATGGACAGGAAGGGCTCCCGGAAGAAGGCTCCCACCCAGGAAGCGGACACCCAGCGCCCGGAGGCGGCCCCTCCCGCGGCTCCTCCCAAGGCGGCGGCTCCGGTCGTTCCGGAGGTCCCTCGTCCCCCGGCCCCCAAGCCGGAGCCGGCCCGGCGGGTGGAGCCGCTAGCGCCCGCCCCTCGGGTGGATTCGTTCCGCCGCCCTCCGACCCCGGCGCCCCTGGCCACGCGGCCGGGGCCGCCCGCCCGTCCCCCGGGCGCCAAGAGCTTCTACTCCCCCATCATCGAGGTGGGCACCCAGGAGGAGGTGGAGCACCGGCACTTCCCCCGCGCGCGGCTCGCCACGAACTTCGAGCTGTGGATCGACGAGGAGGGGGCTCGGCGTTTCACGGCCACGCTGCGCTCGGCCAACGTGAGCGTGGGCGGGGCCTTCCTGGAGAGCACCTTCTTCCTGCCCCTGGACACCGAGCTGCGGGTGCGCTTCTCGCTGGAGGAGGGAGCCGCCCCCGTGGAAGCACGCGCCCGCATCGTGCGCGAGCAGCGGCCCCGCCGGGAGGACGAGCCGTCCGGCTTCGGCATCCGCTTCGAGGAGTTCTACGGACAGACGGAGGTGTCGCTGGCGCGCCTCTTCCTCGACATGCGGCTGCGCACCTTCGCCGAGGAATACCTGCGCTCCAATCGCGCCCGGGGCCTGCCCAATGAATTGGAGCGGGTGGTGGACGCGCTCGCCGCGTGGGAGCTGCTCAAGGCCAACAACCCCACCGACTCGTGGCGGGGCGAGTGA
- the hemA gene encoding glutamyl-tRNA reductase, translated as MDFLCIGLSHRTAPLSVRERLALPESQQVELLQRLAQSPNEALLVSTCNRVELYLAAPDVHRAREVAQNELQRLGGPETLEHLYEHRGEAALVHLFRVAASLDSMVLGEAQILGQVKDAFERGQGAGAVRGELTRVCGAAFGCAKRVRTETAIGRAATSMASAAVALASKVFDGLGDKTVLLVGAGEMAELAARHLKQAGATRVFVANRTLARAEALAAEVGATARPFEELFSLLTAADVVVCSTASPVPIFTKENVGAVGKARKHRTLFMVDLAVPRDIAPEVGELDWVHAYDVDDIQKFVAENAAARAEEAQKAGVLVAQEVARFARDRAVRNGVPVLAQLRQRGESIARAEVERTLATIGDGLSDKQRKSIEAMARAIVNKLLHEPTARLRAVGPEHEGNRLAGAAAELFGLEEVPASGGQVNGPNVVANGGKG; from the coding sequence ATGGACTTCCTGTGCATCGGTCTATCGCACCGGACCGCGCCGCTGTCCGTGCGTGAGCGGCTCGCGCTGCCGGAGTCCCAGCAGGTGGAGCTGTTGCAGCGCCTGGCCCAGTCGCCCAACGAGGCGCTCCTCGTCTCCACCTGCAACCGGGTGGAGCTGTACCTGGCGGCGCCGGACGTGCACCGGGCCCGCGAGGTCGCCCAGAACGAGCTGCAGCGGCTCGGCGGCCCGGAGACGCTGGAGCACCTGTACGAGCACCGCGGCGAGGCCGCGCTCGTCCACCTCTTCCGGGTGGCGGCCAGCCTGGACTCCATGGTGCTGGGCGAGGCGCAGATCCTCGGCCAGGTGAAGGACGCCTTCGAGCGGGGGCAGGGGGCGGGCGCGGTGCGCGGCGAGCTGACGCGCGTGTGTGGCGCGGCCTTCGGCTGCGCCAAGCGGGTGCGCACCGAGACGGCCATCGGCCGGGCCGCCACCTCCATGGCCAGCGCGGCCGTGGCGCTCGCGAGCAAGGTGTTCGACGGGCTGGGGGACAAGACGGTGTTGCTGGTGGGCGCGGGGGAGATGGCGGAGCTGGCCGCGCGCCACCTGAAGCAGGCAGGAGCCACCCGCGTCTTCGTGGCCAACCGGACGCTGGCGCGCGCCGAGGCGCTCGCGGCCGAGGTGGGCGCCACCGCGCGGCCCTTCGAGGAGCTGTTCTCGCTGCTGACCGCGGCGGACGTGGTGGTGTGCAGCACGGCCTCGCCCGTGCCCATCTTCACCAAGGAGAACGTGGGGGCGGTGGGCAAGGCCCGCAAGCACCGGACGCTCTTCATGGTGGACCTGGCGGTGCCCCGCGACATCGCCCCCGAGGTGGGGGAGCTGGACTGGGTGCACGCCTACGACGTGGACGACATCCAGAAGTTCGTCGCGGAGAACGCCGCCGCCCGCGCCGAGGAGGCGCAGAAGGCCGGTGTGCTGGTGGCCCAGGAGGTGGCGCGCTTCGCGCGTGACCGGGCGGTGCGCAACGGCGTGCCGGTGCTCGCCCAGCTGCGCCAGCGGGGCGAGTCCATCGCCCGCGCGGAGGTGGAGCGCACGCTGGCCACCATCGGCGACGGCCTCTCCGACAAGCAACGCAAGAGCATCGAGGCCATGGCGCGCGCCATCGTCAACAAGCTGCTGCACGAGCCCACGGCCAGGCTGCGGGCGGTGGGTCCCGAGCACGAGGGCAACCGGCTGGCTGGAGCCGCCGCCGAGCTCTTCGGGCTCGAAGAGGTGCCCGCGTCCGGCGGGCAGGTGAACGGGCCCAATGTGGTGGCCAACGGAGGCAAGGGATGA
- a CDS encoding uroporphyrinogen-III synthase gives MQKRLEGIRVLVTRPRERSEELCFLLEDEGAEVLHVPLLELLPPEDPRPLTAAAESIQRYKWVVFASASAVEALLEAVREAGTMDLLSRVRIAVVGPRTARAVEGYGLTVSVESPEGTGSALYEVMRPGLEPEDEVLLPAAEEGRRELEDALREHGARVTRVTAYRSRAAALPPEAQGLLESSPPHVALFASPRTAEAFLEAVGRERIGTARLVAIGPTTAAALAQLGLPVAAVAERPTPEALVDATIRAIRE, from the coding sequence GTGCAAAAGCGACTCGAAGGCATCCGCGTCCTGGTGACGCGCCCCCGTGAACGCTCGGAGGAGCTGTGTTTCCTCCTCGAGGACGAGGGCGCGGAAGTGCTGCATGTCCCGTTGTTGGAGCTGCTGCCCCCGGAGGATCCGCGCCCGCTGACGGCGGCCGCGGAGTCCATCCAGCGCTACAAGTGGGTGGTGTTCGCCAGCGCCTCGGCGGTGGAGGCGCTGCTGGAGGCGGTACGCGAGGCGGGCACGATGGACCTGCTGTCACGGGTGCGTATCGCCGTGGTGGGTCCGCGCACCGCGCGGGCCGTGGAGGGCTACGGGCTGACGGTGTCCGTCGAGTCCCCCGAGGGCACGGGCTCGGCGCTCTACGAGGTGATGCGCCCCGGGCTGGAGCCGGAGGACGAGGTGCTGCTGCCGGCCGCGGAGGAGGGGCGTCGCGAGCTGGAGGACGCGCTGCGCGAGCACGGCGCGAGGGTGACGCGGGTGACGGCGTACCGCTCGCGGGCCGCGGCGCTGCCGCCCGAGGCCCAGGGGCTGCTCGAGTCCTCGCCTCCGCACGTGGCGCTCTTCGCCTCGCCGCGCACCGCGGAGGCGTTCCTGGAGGCGGTGGGGCGCGAGCGGATCGGCACGGCCCGGCTGGTGGCCATCGGTCCCACCACCGCGGCGGCGCTGGCGCAGCTGGGTCTGCCGGTGGCCGCCGTGGCCGAGCGTCCCACCCCCGAGGCACTGGTCGACGCCACCATCCGGGCGATTCGCGAGTAG
- a CDS encoding PAS domain-containing sensor histidine kinase: MGLETSSRTLAEVLESRTEALRQRWRDRVGEGAELEGSLDDILGEVVAVLRQAASSPVPGGSGAGQPRGTWRLRPGFDLKALLRECDVLRECLLDLAEEAGVHVSLPEVRALTAFFSTGLAEATDEFQRQLSARWGRGAERLRESISAAGVGTWWRDLRTGESYQDATLNSLFGREPVESHHPPESLLERVHPEDRPGMEAGEELSHREMRWPSREFRILLPGGTVRWLRQKGQIFTDASGVPLHITGSTVDITEQKRAEAERAELLIREQRARQEVEEALALLEMLLTTVPVGLCFFDRELRYARINQRLASINGRSIEQTLGHTLHEVVPELASRMEPVLREVFTTGRAWFDLEMTGATPGTPGEVRHWLVSSYPVRNRAGQVFLVGSLVLDVTERKHSERTQALLVEAGTLLSQSLDVPTTLKSLAALIVTHLADYCMVDLLGEDGQLHRLEVAARDPERQALLRRSMAYPPLVGGGSPMTRVLDGGEIASVPEITPAWMDAAARNAEHRAILEALAPKSTVLVPLVARGRKLGLINLAWTRPRASSPAMELEVARGLADRAAVAIDNARLYQEAQAAVRVREDVVAIVSHDLRNPLGAISLAATSLLQRGDVDARTTSMIGRISAAADRATRMIRDLLDFTQARVGGIPVQPRSLDLHENVRRVVEEVRLANPGRRIDLHTQGDGRGEWDEGRLAQVVTNLVGNALQHGPPQSPVSVSTRAEEGSVVLEVHNDGPPISEELLPLLFEPYRRGTEGGSGRGNLGLGLFITRQIILGHGGTIEVRSLAGEGTTFTVRLPQRVRARDPRG; this comes from the coding sequence ATGGGCCTTGAGACATCCTCACGCACGCTGGCGGAGGTGCTGGAGTCCCGGACGGAGGCGCTCCGCCAGCGCTGGCGCGACCGGGTGGGAGAGGGAGCCGAGCTGGAGGGGTCCCTCGACGACATCCTGGGAGAGGTGGTGGCCGTGCTGCGCCAGGCCGCTTCCAGCCCGGTGCCGGGCGGGAGTGGGGCGGGCCAGCCGCGGGGGACGTGGCGCTTGCGCCCCGGCTTCGACCTGAAGGCGCTGCTGCGCGAGTGCGACGTGCTGCGCGAGTGCCTTCTCGATCTGGCGGAGGAGGCGGGCGTGCATGTCTCCCTGCCCGAGGTGCGCGCCCTCACGGCCTTCTTCTCCACTGGCCTCGCCGAGGCCACGGACGAGTTCCAGCGACAGCTGTCCGCCCGGTGGGGGCGTGGAGCGGAGCGCCTGCGGGAGTCCATCTCCGCCGCGGGCGTGGGCACCTGGTGGAGGGATCTGCGCACGGGCGAGTCCTACCAGGACGCCACCCTCAACAGCCTCTTCGGGCGGGAGCCCGTGGAGTCCCACCATCCCCCGGAGTCGCTGCTGGAGCGGGTGCATCCGGAGGACCGGCCCGGGATGGAGGCGGGAGAGGAGCTGAGCCACCGCGAGATGCGCTGGCCCTCGCGCGAGTTCCGCATCCTGCTTCCGGGGGGCACGGTGCGCTGGTTGCGCCAGAAGGGGCAGATCTTCACCGACGCCTCTGGCGTGCCACTGCACATCACGGGGTCGACGGTCGACATCACCGAGCAGAAGCGCGCCGAGGCCGAGCGGGCGGAGCTGCTCATCCGGGAGCAACGCGCGCGTCAGGAGGTGGAGGAGGCCCTGGCGCTGCTGGAGATGCTGCTCACCACCGTGCCGGTGGGCCTGTGCTTCTTCGATCGGGAGCTGCGCTACGCGCGCATCAACCAGCGGCTGGCGAGCATCAATGGCCGTTCCATCGAGCAGACGCTGGGCCACACGCTCCACGAGGTCGTTCCGGAGCTGGCCTCGCGGATGGAGCCCGTCCTGCGCGAGGTCTTCACGACGGGGCGGGCCTGGTTCGATCTGGAGATGACGGGCGCCACTCCGGGAACCCCGGGAGAGGTGCGCCACTGGCTCGTCAGCTCCTATCCCGTGCGCAACCGCGCCGGGCAGGTGTTTCTCGTGGGCAGCCTGGTGCTGGACGTCACCGAGCGCAAACACTCCGAGCGGACACAGGCCCTCCTCGTCGAAGCGGGCACGCTGCTGTCCCAGTCGCTGGACGTGCCCACCACCCTCAAGAGCCTCGCCGCGCTGATCGTGACGCACCTGGCCGACTACTGCATGGTGGATCTGCTGGGGGAGGACGGGCAGTTGCACCGCCTCGAGGTGGCGGCGAGAGATCCGGAGCGGCAGGCACTCCTCCGTCGGTCGATGGCATACCCGCCCCTGGTGGGGGGGGGCAGTCCCATGACCCGCGTCCTGGATGGCGGGGAGATCGCGAGCGTGCCGGAGATCACTCCCGCCTGGATGGATGCCGCCGCCCGGAACGCGGAGCACCGGGCCATCCTGGAGGCGCTCGCCCCGAAGTCCACGGTCCTCGTGCCCCTGGTGGCCCGGGGCCGCAAGCTCGGCCTCATCAACCTCGCCTGGACCCGCCCCCGAGCCTCGTCGCCGGCCATGGAGCTGGAGGTGGCCCGGGGCCTGGCCGACCGCGCGGCCGTGGCCATCGACAACGCCCGGCTCTACCAGGAGGCCCAGGCGGCCGTCCGGGTGCGCGAGGACGTGGTGGCCATCGTCAGCCATGATCTGCGCAACCCCCTGGGCGCCATCTCCCTGGCGGCCACCTCCCTGCTTCAGCGCGGGGACGTGGACGCGCGCACCACGAGCATGATCGGCCGCATCTCCGCGGCGGCGGACCGGGCCACGCGGATGATCCGGGATCTACTCGACTTCACCCAGGCGCGGGTGGGAGGCATCCCCGTCCAGCCCAGGTCCCTGGACCTGCACGAGAACGTGCGGCGGGTGGTGGAGGAGGTGCGGCTGGCGAACCCCGGGCGCCGCATCGACCTGCACACCCAGGGCGATGGCCGGGGCGAGTGGGACGAGGGCCGGCTGGCCCAGGTCGTCACCAACCTGGTGGGCAACGCCCTCCAGCATGGCCCTCCGCAGTCCCCCGTGAGCGTGTCCACGCGGGCGGAGGAGGGGAGCGTCGTGCTGGAGGTGCACAACGACGGTCCTCCCATCTCCGAGGAGCTGCTGCCCCTGCTGTTCGAGCCGTACCGGCGCGGTACGGAGGGGGGCTCGGGCCGGGGCAATCTCGGACTGGGCCTCTTCATCACCCGGCAGATCATCCTCGGGCATGGGGGCACCATCGAGGTGCGCTCCCTGGCCGGGGAGGGCACCACCTTCACCGTGCGCCTGCCCCAGCGGGTCAGAGCCCGCGACCCGAGAGGATGA
- a CDS encoding cytochrome C assembly family protein encodes MNHALVSLACHAYVVAALVYLAYLVRQSGALATTGRVLVGTGLALHGVALFGLFGAQGGRPVGVAQGFSTFAFLLLAIFLVVDVRYRRPVIGAFITPLAVAVLLPGLLLDGGQPLSPDLRRPLLPLHITIALLGVAASAVAAGVATMYLLMERQVKGKRFGLLFSRLPSLEFLDTLNRQLGVVGFIALSVTLVTGAFFSSAAPGFFWAWESKQIATLVAWGVFAALVGARAFGGWRGRRVALLTMTGFGLLLVCFLSSYDFIQVGGGLR; translated from the coding sequence ATGAACCATGCGTTGGTCTCCCTCGCCTGCCACGCCTACGTCGTCGCGGCGTTGGTCTACCTCGCCTACCTCGTCCGCCAGTCGGGGGCGCTCGCCACCACCGGCCGGGTGCTGGTGGGCACGGGGCTGGCCCTCCACGGAGTGGCCCTCTTCGGGCTCTTCGGCGCCCAGGGCGGGCGTCCGGTGGGCGTGGCCCAGGGCTTCTCCACGTTCGCCTTCCTGCTGCTGGCCATCTTCCTGGTGGTGGATGTGCGCTACCGCAGGCCGGTGATCGGCGCCTTCATCACCCCGCTGGCGGTGGCGGTGCTGCTGCCGGGCCTGTTGCTGGACGGGGGACAGCCGTTGAGCCCGGACTTGCGGCGGCCCCTGTTGCCCCTGCACATCACCATCGCCCTGCTGGGCGTGGCCGCCTCGGCGGTGGCCGCGGGGGTGGCGACGATGTACCTGCTGATGGAGCGGCAGGTGAAGGGCAAGCGCTTCGGCCTGCTCTTCTCGCGCCTGCCCTCGCTGGAGTTCCTCGACACCCTCAACCGGCAGCTCGGCGTGGTGGGCTTCATCGCGCTGTCGGTGACGCTCGTCACCGGGGCCTTCTTCTCCAGCGCGGCGCCGGGTTTCTTCTGGGCCTGGGAGTCCAAGCAGATCGCCACGCTGGTGGCGTGGGGTGTATTCGCCGCGCTCGTGGGTGCCCGCGCCTTCGGAGGGTGGCGAGGCCGGCGGGTCGCGCTGTTGACCATGACGGGGTTCGGTTTGCTGCTGGTGTGCTTCCTCTCGTCGTATGACTTCATCCAGGTCGGCGGAGGTCTGCGCTAG
- the rodA gene encoding rod shape-determining protein RodA yields the protein MQLRIERRMVPHIPWGLILSVLAVSGLGLFNLVSASRAQSSPVWTSQAAYLGISLLIGLIVCLVDYRVIQRMALPIYVLNIVALLALRVIGHKAKGAESWFVLGPIRIQPAEFMKIGVVLMLAKVYHDDFKPGDGSYGLKRLVKPVLIVMVPFVLVLVQPDLGTALMIFLSSLTVILFGKVRWYLVAVMVAGILAGAIIIWNDYVRDVPEPRTTIVRHMLKAHQSKRISGWLDPESDLRGSGYHAAQSKIAVGSGGLSGKGWKEGTQTGLSFLPEQHTDFIFSVWAEEHGYVMCVLLLVLYGLIFTLGLGVGFNARDRFGAFVAVGVVAMIFWQVFENIGMVIGLLPVTGITLPLLSYGGSSLVSVMLSIGLLVNISMRRHMF from the coding sequence ATGCAGCTGCGGATTGAGCGACGCATGGTGCCCCACATTCCGTGGGGGCTCATTCTCAGCGTGCTGGCGGTGTCGGGGTTGGGGCTCTTCAACCTCGTCTCGGCCTCGCGTGCCCAGAGCTCGCCCGTGTGGACGAGCCAGGCGGCGTACCTGGGCATCAGCCTGCTGATCGGCCTCATCGTGTGCCTGGTGGACTACCGCGTCATCCAGCGCATGGCGTTGCCCATCTACGTCCTCAACATCGTGGCGCTGCTCGCGCTGCGCGTCATCGGTCACAAGGCCAAGGGCGCCGAGAGCTGGTTCGTGCTGGGCCCCATCCGCATCCAGCCCGCCGAGTTCATGAAGATCGGCGTGGTGCTGATGCTGGCCAAGGTCTACCACGACGACTTCAAGCCCGGAGACGGCTCCTACGGCCTCAAGCGCCTGGTGAAGCCGGTGCTGATCGTCATGGTGCCCTTCGTGCTGGTGCTGGTGCAGCCGGACCTGGGCACCGCGCTGATGATCTTCCTGTCCTCGCTGACGGTCATCCTCTTCGGCAAGGTGCGCTGGTACCTGGTGGCGGTGATGGTGGCGGGAATCCTCGCCGGGGCGATCATCATCTGGAACGACTACGTGCGGGACGTGCCCGAGCCGCGCACCACCATCGTCCGGCACATGCTCAAGGCGCACCAGAGCAAGCGAATCTCCGGGTGGTTGGATCCGGAGTCGGACCTGCGGGGCAGCGGCTACCACGCGGCGCAGTCGAAGATCGCCGTGGGCTCCGGCGGTCTGTCCGGCAAGGGCTGGAAGGAGGGCACCCAGACGGGTCTGTCCTTCCTCCCCGAGCAGCACACGGACTTCATCTTCTCCGTGTGGGCGGAGGAGCACGGCTACGTCATGTGCGTGCTGTTGCTGGTGCTCTACGGCCTCATCTTCACCCTGGGGCTGGGGGTGGGCTTCAACGCCCGCGACAGGTTCGGCGCCTTCGTGGCGGTGGGCGTGGTGGCGATGATCTTCTGGCAGGTATTCGAGAACATCGGCATGGTCATCGGCCTGCTGCCGGTGACGGGCATCACCCTGCCGCTGCTGAGCTACGGCGGCTCCTCGCTGGTGAGCGTGATGCTCAGCATCGGGCTGCTGGTGAACATCAGCATGCGCCGCCACATGTTCTGA
- the hemC gene encoding hydroxymethylbilane synthase, whose amino-acid sequence MKAVRIATRQSPLALWQARHVAGLLTQQHPGLEVSLVEMTTAGDRFLSAPLSTVGGKGLFVKEIEQSLLDGRADLAVHSLKDMTSVLPAGLLLAAVPRREDPRDAFCSPNGLMLEMLPQGARVGTSSLRRSCILRSRRPDLEIVSLRGNVQTRLARMRELELHGAVLAYAGLKRLGLETEISEVLPTTLSLPAVGQGVLAIQCRTEDAMVRSLLAPLEDATTRVAVTAERALMARLEGGCTVPLAGHATVDGGIVHLRGLVGRPDGSKVVEGERSGPVEAAHAVGEALAEELLSRGAAEILRDFGRSKPVPES is encoded by the coding sequence ATGAAGGCCGTACGTATCGCCACCCGGCAGAGCCCGCTCGCGCTCTGGCAGGCCCGTCACGTGGCCGGGCTGCTCACCCAGCAGCACCCGGGGCTCGAGGTCTCCCTCGTGGAGATGACCACCGCGGGGGATCGCTTCCTCTCCGCGCCCCTGTCCACCGTGGGCGGCAAGGGACTGTTCGTGAAGGAGATCGAGCAGTCGCTGCTCGATGGCCGCGCGGACCTGGCCGTGCACAGCCTCAAGGACATGACGTCCGTGCTGCCCGCGGGCCTGCTGCTCGCGGCGGTGCCCCGGCGGGAGGATCCTCGCGACGCCTTCTGCAGCCCGAACGGGCTCATGCTGGAGATGCTGCCCCAGGGGGCCAGGGTGGGGACATCCTCGCTGCGGCGCAGTTGCATCCTGCGCTCGCGGCGGCCGGACCTGGAGATCGTCAGCCTGCGCGGCAACGTGCAGACGCGGCTGGCGCGCATGCGCGAGCTGGAGCTGCACGGCGCGGTGCTCGCCTACGCGGGCCTCAAGCGCCTGGGGCTGGAGACGGAGATCTCCGAGGTGCTGCCCACCACCCTGAGCCTGCCGGCGGTGGGGCAGGGGGTGCTCGCCATCCAGTGCCGCACCGAGGACGCGATGGTGCGCAGCCTGCTGGCGCCGTTGGAGGACGCCACCACGCGCGTGGCGGTGACGGCCGAGCGCGCCCTCATGGCCCGGTTGGAGGGGGGCTGCACCGTCCCCCTGGCCGGACACGCCACCGTGGACGGGGGCATCGTCCACCTGCGCGGACTGGTGGGGCGGCCGGACGGCTCGAAGGTGGTGGAGGGCGAGCGCAGCGGCCCGGTGGAGGCGGCGCACGCCGTGGGAGAGGCGCTCGCCGAGGAGCTGCTGTCGCGTGGCGCGGCGGAGATCCTCCGCGATTTTGGCCGCTCCAAGCCCGTGCCGGAGTCCTGA